One Solanum pennellii chromosome 10, SPENNV200 genomic region harbors:
- the LOC107002380 gene encoding gluconokinase isoform X2 codes for MLSTSSTCNCVVSFPKMSSDYKGKAIVLMGVSGAGKSTIGEMLGRAVHGRFLDADDYHSESNKEKMKNGIPLSEEDRVPWLEALRNTLRRGLVDNETLVLACSALQKRYREILRSADPNYESGSYASIVKFVLLDVGAEVLAARLVKRAAEGKHFMPATLLQTQLELLQIDEAEGILKVDATMDPDSILKTIRTFVV; via the exons ATGCTTTCGACATCAAGCACTTGCAATTGTGTCGTAAGTTTTCCGAAAATGTCATCCGACTACAAAG GAAAAGCTATTGTACTTATGGGTGTCAGCGGAGCTGGAAAATC AACAATTGGTGAGATGCTTGGAAGAGCTGTTCATGGCCGCTTTCTTGATGCAGATGATTATCACTCAGAGTCCAACAAAG AGAAGATGAAGAATGGGATACCTCTTTCAGAGGAAGATCGTGTTCCATGGCTTGAAGCATTGCGGAATACACTGAGAAGAGGATTAGTTGACAATGAAACACTGGTTCTTGCTTGTTCAGCTCTGCAAAAGCGGTACAGGGAAATCCTTAGATCTGCAGACCCAAATTATGAATCAGGTTCTTATGCGAGTATTGTTAAATTCGTGTTGTTGGACGTTGGGGCTGAAGTGCTTGCCGCTCGGCTGGTCAAGAGAGCAGCTGAGGGAAAGCATTTCATGCCTGCAACGCTCTTGCAGACCCAACTGGAGTTGCTTCAGATTGATGAAGCAGAAGGGATACTTAAGGTTGATGCTACTATGGATCCTGACTCCATATTGAAAACCATACGAACTTTTGTCGTCTGA
- the LOC107002380 gene encoding gluconokinase isoform X3, with the protein MECLTSQEKLLYLWVSAELENHDYHSESNKEKMKNGIPLSEEDRVPWLEALRNTLRRGLVDNETLVLACSALQKRYREILRSADPNYESGSYASIVKFVLLDVGAEVLAARLVKRAAEGKHFMPATLLQTQLELLQIDEAEGILKVDATMDPDSILKTIRTFVV; encoded by the exons ATGGAATGTCTTACCTCACAGGAAAAGCTATTGTACTTATGGGTGTCAGCGGAGCTGGAAAATC ATGATTATCACTCAGAGTCCAACAAAG AGAAGATGAAGAATGGGATACCTCTTTCAGAGGAAGATCGTGTTCCATGGCTTGAAGCATTGCGGAATACACTGAGAAGAGGATTAGTTGACAATGAAACACTGGTTCTTGCTTGTTCAGCTCTGCAAAAGCGGTACAGGGAAATCCTTAGATCTGCAGACCCAAATTATGAATCAGGTTCTTATGCGAGTATTGTTAAATTCGTGTTGTTGGACGTTGGGGCTGAAGTGCTTGCCGCTCGGCTGGTCAAGAGAGCAGCTGAGGGAAAGCATTTCATGCCTGCAACGCTCTTGCAGACCCAACTGGAGTTGCTTCAGATTGATGAAGCAGAAGGGATACTTAAGGTTGATGCTACTATGGATCCTGACTCCATATTGAAAACCATACGAACTTTTGTCGTCTGA
- the LOC107002380 gene encoding gluconokinase isoform X1 — translation MLSTSSTCNCVVSFPKMSSDYKGLYSPSILLSFVMDDMMKLLLLHGMSYLTGKAIVLMGVSGAGKSTIGEMLGRAVHGRFLDADDYHSESNKEKMKNGIPLSEEDRVPWLEALRNTLRRGLVDNETLVLACSALQKRYREILRSADPNYESGSYASIVKFVLLDVGAEVLAARLVKRAAEGKHFMPATLLQTQLELLQIDEAEGILKVDATMDPDSILKTIRTFVV, via the exons ATGCTTTCGACATCAAGCACTTGCAATTGTGTCGTAAGTTTTCCGAAAATGTCATCCGACTACAAAGGTTTGTATTCACCTTCCATTCTTCTTTCATTTGTTATGGATGATATGATGAAACTTCTCCTCTTGCATGGAATGTCTTACCTCACAGGAAAAGCTATTGTACTTATGGGTGTCAGCGGAGCTGGAAAATC AACAATTGGTGAGATGCTTGGAAGAGCTGTTCATGGCCGCTTTCTTGATGCAGATGATTATCACTCAGAGTCCAACAAAG AGAAGATGAAGAATGGGATACCTCTTTCAGAGGAAGATCGTGTTCCATGGCTTGAAGCATTGCGGAATACACTGAGAAGAGGATTAGTTGACAATGAAACACTGGTTCTTGCTTGTTCAGCTCTGCAAAAGCGGTACAGGGAAATCCTTAGATCTGCAGACCCAAATTATGAATCAGGTTCTTATGCGAGTATTGTTAAATTCGTGTTGTTGGACGTTGGGGCTGAAGTGCTTGCCGCTCGGCTGGTCAAGAGAGCAGCTGAGGGAAAGCATTTCATGCCTGCAACGCTCTTGCAGACCCAACTGGAGTTGCTTCAGATTGATGAAGCAGAAGGGATACTTAAGGTTGATGCTACTATGGATCCTGACTCCATATTGAAAACCATACGAACTTTTGTCGTCTGA
- the LOC107002411 gene encoding 60S ribosomal protein L8 — protein sequence MGRVIRAQRKGAGSVFKSHTHHRKGPARFRTLDFGERNGYLKGVITEVIHDPGRGAPLARVTFRHPFRYKHQKELFVAAEGMYTGQFVYCGKKATLMVGNVLPLRSIPEGAVVCNVEHKVGDRGVFARCSGDYAIVISHNPDNGTTRVKLPSGAKKIVPSGCRAMIGQVAGGGRTEKPMLKAGNAYHKYRVKRNCWPKVRGVAMNPVEHPHGGGNHQHIGHASTVRRDAPPGQKVGLIAARRTGRLRGQAAATAAKADKA from the exons ATGGGTCGTGTGATCAGAGCACAACGTAAGGGAGCTGGATCAGTTTTCAAATCCCATACCCACCACCGGAAAGGTCCGGCCCGATTCCGTACTCTCGATTTCGGCGAGAGAAATGGGTACCTGAAAGGAGTAATCACAGAGGTGATTCACGATCCAGGGAGAGGTGCACCACTTGCGCGGGTAACATTCCGTCATCCTTTCAGGTACAAGCATCAGAAGGAGCTGTTCGTTGCCGCTGAAGGGATGTATACCGGACAGTTTGTGTATTGTGGGAAAAAAGCTACTCTTATGGTTGGTAATGTGTTGCCGCTTAGATCTATTCCCGAAGGAGCTGTTGTTTGTAACGTTGAGCATAAAGTTGGTGACCGTGGTGTTTTTGCTAGGTGTTCTGGTGATTACGCCATTGTTATCAGTCACAATCCTGATAATGGTACCACTAG GGTGAAGCTCCCATCAGGAGCCAAGAAGATTGTTCCCAGCGGATGTCGTGCTATGATTGGTCAGGTTGCAGGTGGAGGACGTACTGAGAAACCAATGCTTAAAGCTGGTAATGCTTACCATAAGTACCGTGTGAAGAGGAACTGCTGGCCTAAGGTTCGTGGTGTTGCTATGAATCCAGTTGAGCATCCCCATGGTGGTGGTAACCATCAACACATTGGTCATGCCAGTACAGTCCGTCGTGATGCACCTCCTGGACAAAAGGTTGGTCTTATTGCTGCAAGGAGGACTGGTCGTCTTCGTGGTCAAGCCGCTGCTACTGCTGCCAAGGCTGACAAGGCTTAA